Proteins from one Impatiens glandulifera chromosome 2, dImpGla2.1, whole genome shotgun sequence genomic window:
- the LOC124924691 gene encoding uncharacterized mitochondrial protein AtMg00860-like — protein sequence MGDMLVCPRSSDVSWHRVKSGCIMMDEVKVKAIQEWEAPKTVPQLRSFLSLVNYYRKFITGYSKIAAPLTDLLKKDRSWRWDEKCLEAFEGLKAKVTKQPVLALPDHAKENEVQTDASDFSIGGVDARGASYCIQKPEVKRYGAAIHGP from the coding sequence ATGGGAGACATGCTCGTTTGCCCAAGATCAAGTGATGTTTCTTGGCATCGAGTGAAGTCAGGGTGCATTATGATGGATGAGGTCAAGGTCAAAGCCATTCAAGAATGGGAAGCACCTAAAACCGTACCCCAACTTCGTTCATTCCTTAGTTTAGTGAATTACTACCGCAAGTTCATCACAGGATACTCAAAAATAGCTGCTCCCTTGACCGACCTTTTGAAGAAAGACCGATCATGGAGGTGGGATGAAAAGTGTTTGGAAGCCTTCGAGGGACTCAAGGCCAAAGTTACCAAACAACCGGTGTTAGCACTACCGGACCATGCCAAAGAGAACGAGGTACAGACCGATGCATCTGACTTTTCCATTGGAGGTGTTGATGCAAGAGGGGCATCCTATTGCATACAAAAGCCGGAAGTTAAACGATACGGAGCGGCGATACACGGTCCATGA
- the LOC124924690 gene encoding uncharacterized protein LOC124924690 — MVDRTSKRSWGYAVPLGKLMRHFNADTDPVVFLAPSKIVKSHQFIRPEEKQGKTKVSGNTSGRRKTTAKNKKAPAKEKTVSNADKQPTGSANPQSDTINTENSVSSSGRTASHHTGEDRTGKGKEPMVEEQSARTDNVDAGSGRQQEENETADEHIRKMGEDLVNQIMKEIHEQAHAASDVYFQWALNRQENFYKNMLPEHPADRKFEKLVEMEAEVINLTKAQSVLTALRRRRMVEPHARLLGLTEHIQLLQRKHIPGTANSQFELLVLDMLAVKEQELTEELARLEAEPEHQEVSVFSRSQPEDEGGPNPAEDEHISPPPEQEINNTELGTGTSPTDQHISLQTDNESVLAVTDDRVKDLIEEFVNAAILPWQKKIKKTATKSIEMIESTNKELETAVGRIMSVEDKYDMTDLLYSDTTYRTKVLEAATKKLETDIALTSQKVGMAELNQLTTDQRLKKIDGDLAQSGVQAGSTLERVAMLEEKHAKTEADLKAVTEQLAEMIAAKLAADKALEEENEFAA, encoded by the coding sequence atggtggatcgaACATCCaaacggtcatggggatacgccgtccCACTCGGCAAACTGATGCGTCATTTCAACGCTGACACTGACCCTGTTGTTTTCCTCGCCCCCAGCAAAATCGTAAAATCGCATCAATTTATCAGACCGGAGGAGAAGCAAGGAAAAACAAAGGTCTCCGGCAATACAAGCGGCCGAAGAAAGACAACAGCTAAAAATAAGAAGGCTCCGGCTAAAGAAAAAACTGTAAGCAATGCGGATAAGCAACCGACTGGATCGGCTAATCCGCAGTCCGACACTATTAACACAGAAAATTCGGTATCCAGCTCTGGCCGAACCGCTTCACACCACACCGGAGAGGATCGGACTGGCAAAGGGAAAGAACCAATGGTCGAAGAACAATCGGCCAGAACTGATAATGTTGATGCCGGTTCGGGCAGACAACAGGAAGAAAATGAAACCGCGGATGAACACATCCGAAAAATGGGCGAGGATCTCGTTAACCAAATAATGAAAGAAATTCACGAGCAGGCTCACGCTGCAAGTGACGTCTACTTTCAATGGGCCCTGAACCGACAGGAAAATTTCTACAAAAACATGCTACCAGAACATCCTGCTGACCGGAAATTCGAAAAGCTGGTTGAGATGGAAGCGGAAGTCATCAACCTCACAAAGGCTCAGAGCGTCTTGACCGCTCTTCGACGAAGAaggatggtcgaaccgcatgcaCGGTTACTAGGGCTCACCGAACACATccaacttcttcaaagaaagcATATCCCAGGGACAGCGAACTCTCAATTTGAGCTCTTGGTGTTGGACATGCTAGCGGTCAAAGAACAGGAACTGACCGAGGAGCTGGCACGGTTGGAAGCTGAACCCGAACACCAAGAGGTGTCGGTCTTTTCCAGATCTCAACCTGAGGATGAAGGCGGTCCGAATCCGGCCGAAGACGAGCATATCTCTCCTCCACCGGAACAGGAAATCAACAACACCGAACTCGGGACGGGTACATCGCCCACTGATCAACACATATCTCTTCAAACCGACAATGAATCGGTATTGGCGGTAACAGATGATAGAGTAAAGGATctaatcgaggaatttgtcaatgccGCCATTCTGCCGTggcaaaagaagataaaaaaaaccgCGACTAAATCCATCGAGATGATTGAGTCTACAAATAAAGAGCTAGAAACCGCGGTCGGACGGATCATGTCTGTTGAGGACAAATACGACATGACCGACCTTTTGTACAGTGACACAACTTACAGAACTAAGGTATTGGAGGCCGCAACTAAGAAGTTGGAGACCGACATCGCTCTTACCAGCCAAAAGGTCGGTATGGCAGAACTAAACCAATTAACAACCGATCAAAGGCTGAAAAAGATTGATGGGGATCTGGCTCAATCCGGTGTCCAGGCCGGTTCTACACTTGAGAGAGTGGCAATGCTTGAAGAGAAGCATGCCAAGACCGAGGCCGATctaaaggcggtcaccgaacagctGGCGGAGATGATAGCGGCAAAGCTGGCAGCTGACAAAGCACTTGAGGAGGAAAATGAGTTCGCGGCCTAG